TCACTGCTGATAACTGAGTAGCTACCAATTGTCTACAGTCTGCAGGAAGTTCGTCTTCATCTGCTATCGACAGTTCGAGCAATGGTTTGATCTCATCGAAACCAGTTGTACTCTCTTCGTGGGCGGTAGATTCAACACGCGAATTGGGAGGCATTGACCGCCAGTTGGCAGATGTGTTTTTGATTAAACGAGTAAATTACCAGTACTGTTTTATGAGTTCAAACCAATGTCAAGTTGCAGGGGTTGGGGGGATCTCTGCGAAGGAGAGCCGGGGGCACCCCCTCTTTCGTTATCGATGAAATTGATCGATGAGCTCATAGTAAATAGAGAATTGAGCGACGAGGATATGGACGAAATCGCAGCGAAAATCAACGACAGCGCACGCCAGCGTTTTGAAGAAGAGTCGGAGTAGACTGCCGAATGAAACTGGTTGTAGATACAAATTGTCAATGAGTGACGAACTGATCTCGTCTTACGATTAGTTCGATTCTCCAGGAAGACTGTGAGTTTTGAGAACAACTCGGATTCGATTTGCTAAGACATCCATATTGGCCGTAGCGTGGTCACCTTTGTAGACGAATTCTGTCACCCCTTTCTCAATTGCATCGGCGGCGATCGGTTCGAGCTCCCGGCCCGTCAGCAGAATAATGGGTACTACTGGTTCCCTCCCCGATGGATTCAATGAATCAGCTAGTTCTACCCCCGTTTCGTCTGGGAGTTCATAATTGACAACAATACAGTCGAATGTATTGTCGATGAGACTGTCTCTCGCTTCGGCGGCTGTCCCGACAGCCGTGAGTGACATATTATGGCTGTCTTCTAATGTCTCAATAATACGCATCGACATGAACTCGCTGTCTTCAACGAGGAGCACTTCTGGTACAGTCATCGCCACCATTTTTGCTTTTTGTTTAGAATTCTCTCTCGTAATAGCTCAATCACACATCTATTGGATGTGAATTTCATAGATATTGATCTATCATTGTGGGTATTGGAGTCTCTGGATTATACTTTTTGGGGTGATGGATACTACATTGTTTCCTATCTAACTTCCATATATGTTTGAAATTATCACTCGAAGGAATACATTTATATCGGTCTGGTATTTATATATGAACGTATTTGGGATTGCCCACTTCCAATTCGTCCACCACGAATTGCGCCTAGCTACAAGTCTGGTACATCCAGATTGGGCTTCTCAAATACATTTCTGTAACTCCAAAACCCCTCAAACCAGGTAGATATTGATGACTGTTGACCCACGCAATTCGTATACAGTGAGCTCATCATGGGTACAGTCCCAGCTTGATGAGATTCAAAAAGAGGATTCGTCGGTACGGTTACTAGAAATAGGTTGTAATCCTGAAAGATATAGACGTGGGCATATCCCCGGAGCAATAGCTCTTAATTGGGATCATGAGATGTCTCAAATTTCTGGAAGCCACCGTATTGAGAGAGAAACATTTGAGGAGGTCATGGGAAAGTGCGGCATTACTGAAAACACAACGCTGATTCTCTACAGTGATGAGCGTAATTGGCATGCATTTCATGCATTCTGGATCTGCTGGTACTTTGGACACGAGAAGTTACGCTTGATGAAAGGTGGAAAGTCCAGCTGGGAACAAAACGGGTTCGAACTTACGAAGAATATTCGCTCAGTGAGTGAAACCACCTATACGGTTGATAGAAGATGTGAAGGACTTGATTGTAGTATTGTAAGAATTGGCTGAGATCACTACTCAACGAGAGACACACTTGCTCGCATACTCTGACAGGTAGTCGCTCGTGGCTATCCGCAAGTCTATAACAAGAGTTTCAAAGATACTGGGAGTATGCCCAATAAAATATTTAAAACCACATTTGGTTGATTTTAAATAAATTTATTATCATTAATAATGCTACTAGGGGTTTATTATTATGAGTGTCTACAATATCACATGGAAGTATTAGAAGGAAACCAAATTGAATGTAGCCGGTGTGAGAATATTATCGAATTAGAGGACGCTGTCGGACTCAATAAGTCAAAATCGATATTCAAACCATTATGCTCTGACTGTCTGGGTGCAATTGGTGTTCCACAGGGTTATGATCTTGAGCGTGATATTACGTATCTCGCAAGATAGAAAGTAAAATTGTTTATTGAAATAGTGTCATCATGAGCCAAATTCATATCAACACATATTTTAACCTAATATAATGGTATCTCCCGACAGTCGACAAATTACTGAGAGCTTTCAGACCCAACAAGTTGATGATACAGCCGAGAACATTGAGCCAGATGAAGTCGACGCTGAAGACGTTGTACAGACAGCAGATGGTGAGTTGATTCACGAACCTACAGGACTCGTTCTTGAGGAAGACCAAATCGACCATGGACCAGAGTGGCGAGCATTCACTCATTCAGATCGCCAAGAAGTGTCACGTGTTGGAGCACCTATCTCGCAAAATTTCCATGACAAAGGACTCACAACAACTATCGACTGGAAAAATCAAGATGCATCTGGCCGATCACTTTCTTCTCAAAAGCAGAATCAAATGCGCCGACTACGGAAATGGCAGGACCGTATCCGGACCCAAAACACAGGTGAGCGAAATCTTCAACTCGCACTAAGTGAGATTGATCGAATGACAAGTGCCCTTGGGATTCCAGATACGGTTCAGCAAGTTGCTGCAGTTATGTATCGACGGGCTCTCAATGAAGATTTGATTCGTGGACGATCTATCGAAGGTGTCTCGACTGCACTGTTATATGCGGCCTGTCGACAAGAGGGAATTCCTCGAAGCCTCGAAGAAGTCGCCGAGGTCTCCCGGGTCGACCGCAAGAAAATCGGGCGGACCTACCGACATGTTGCCAACGATTTAAGCCTTAAAATGAAGCCTGCTGACCCAAAACAGTACGTACCGCGATTTGCCTCCGAATTAGGTCTCAGCGAACAGACCCGTAGAAAAGCTAAAAGCGTAATCGATACCACTGCCGAGGAAGGTCTTCTCTCTGGGAAATCTCCCACAGGGTTTGCAGCTGCCGCGATCTACATCGCATCACGGCTCTGTAATGAAAGACGGATTCAACGAGAAATTGCTGATGTCGCAAATGTATCTGAGATTACTGTTCGAAATCGCTATCAAGAACAGATGGAGGTATTGGATCAAAATAGCTAACGACAGATTATGTTCGATACTGTAAGTCAGGATGAGATAATGGGGATCGCTTTTGTGTAGAGAATTGCTGGTAGGGGCTCGCTACTTCAGGTCAGTCCCGAGAAAGCACGGTTCCGCGAGGGTCACGTCTGTTCTGGAAGGATAGTTACAGAGAGTTGTACAAAGCGTCAATGAGTAACTGGATACCTCTGAGTTTGATACGGACGAAACAAAGTGCTACAATGCAACTAGACTGTTATGCAAGACTGCGAACACATATTTAACATATAGGTCAGGACTCACCAGCACGTGTCTGGCCGTTCGATGTGTGTTCCGGCCAGCAAACGATCTGGTTCAATCGTTTCAGTGCCGCCATTCTCCCCTAGCTAGCTGTATGTATTATATGTCTGGAGAGAATTACTTGTAAAGTATAATGTC
This sequence is a window from Halohasta litchfieldiae. Protein-coding genes within it:
- a CDS encoding response regulator, producing the protein MTVPEVLLVEDSEFMSMRIIETLEDSHNMSLTAVGTAAEARDSLIDNTFDCIVVNYELPDETGVELADSLNPSGREPVVPIILLTGRELEPIAADAIEKGVTEFVYKGDHATANMDVLANRIRVVLKTHSLPGESN
- a CDS encoding sulfurtransferase; the encoded protein is MTVDPRNSYTVSSSWVQSQLDEIQKEDSSVRLLEIGCNPERYRRGHIPGAIALNWDHEMSQISGSHRIERETFEEVMGKCGITENTTLILYSDERNWHAFHAFWICWYFGHEKLRLMKGGKSSWEQNGFELTKNIRSVSETTYTVDRRCEGLDCSIVRIG
- a CDS encoding transcription initiation factor IIB, translated to MVSPDSRQITESFQTQQVDDTAENIEPDEVDAEDVVQTADGELIHEPTGLVLEEDQIDHGPEWRAFTHSDRQEVSRVGAPISQNFHDKGLTTTIDWKNQDASGRSLSSQKQNQMRRLRKWQDRIRTQNTGERNLQLALSEIDRMTSALGIPDTVQQVAAVMYRRALNEDLIRGRSIEGVSTALLYAACRQEGIPRSLEEVAEVSRVDRKKIGRTYRHVANDLSLKMKPADPKQYVPRFASELGLSEQTRRKAKSVIDTTAEEGLLSGKSPTGFAAAAIYIASRLCNERRIQREIADVANVSEITVRNRYQEQMEVLDQNS